The genomic interval CTCTGagtgaaccaaaaaaataatcagatccTTAACAATTAACTTCATCGTGCCAACCAACAGTGGTGCATCAATGGGTATTGCGAGCTGGTTGACCGTCGGAAATTCGGCCTTGGTCCGGTCATCCACAACGTCAGAGACGGAGGTTGGAGCGATTGGAGTATCTGGAGCAATTGTTCGAGGCCATGCGGAGTCGGGGTTCAGTTCCGGTCTAGGAAATGTAACGATCCAACGTGAGTGGAGTCAATCGTGCCGCATAAACTGGAATCAAAACtctggaataaataaatccacAGGCCTGCGTACGGTGGTGCGAATTGTAACGGTGAAAACGAGGAGTTTAAAATCTGTCGAGTTTCCGAGTGTCCCGAACAAACAGACCTGAGAGCTCAGCAGTGCGCTCGGCTGGTGACTCTGATGGGATTTCCGGCATCGTCTTCGTGGTACAATTCGAGTTGGCTGCCCCACGAACCTGAGGAGGCGAATTCAAAGTGCCAATTGACCTGCCGAAGTCGCCAAACCGGGGAAATATTCCGAAGTGGAGAAAATCTGATCGATGGGACACCGTGCTCTTACGGGAGTTCCGACGTTTGCGTTCAAGtaggtagatcgggaggcctACTGGGTAAAACGGGGGTTCAAAGGACATGATATCGACGTTTTTCCCGCAGGGAAAGTGCGAGAAAATTGGATGTGACAACGTGATAGGTTCGCAAAAAATTACCGACAACTGTGGCGAATGCGGAGGTGAAAACGTGAACTGCAAAAACATCACCAGCagatatcaaaaaaaattgcggcGAGGTTTGGCAGATTTTAATTGGTTAACGGTAATCAAATCGAACGAGACAACGATCCACTttactttgaaatatttgcaGGTATGACTCGACTCGCCGTGATTCCTCGATCCGCGCATCACGTAAAGATAGAACTGACTCTCGATCACTTCCCCGATGCCCATCGGAATGATACTGTGATAACGATTCGTGACAGACGTCGCAGGCGTAAcgatatcggaaaatttgacaGTTGGGGTAGAGCAGAACCCGTGATCGTCGAGGGTGCCGCTTTTCGGTCACGGAAATTCGGGGACACTTATACTTTGAGGTCACGGGGCGTTCTGTTTTCAGAAATCGTTGTGTCTGTGCGTAACATCAATCATACCTGAGAATTTCTATCGGCGTTGAAATTTAAAACCCCATTTGTTCATATTTAGTTGGGAGTTCCCGATGAAGCGGTTCGTCGAGGTGTTACTATTTCGGTATTTTTCCAATACACGATTCATAGGAACGACTCGAACAGCACCACCAGGTATTCTTGGATACGCGGTGGTTGGGGGCCATGTTCGGCAAGTTGTGGCGGTGGAAGTAGACAAAAAACCATCGCTTGTAGAGACAATTTAAGCGGTGATATTGTGCCAAAAAGAAACTGTCCTTTGGCTTCAAAACCTCTTCAGGAAACTGAGGTCTGCAATTTGCTCAGGTGAATTGCAACTGGAATTTACTCTGGAATGCCGATCGTTACGTGACAAATTGAACTAAATTCGCGAATCGCAAATTACGGTGATCATGTGGAAgttttaatgatttttcaaaattctagcTGCCAGTTCAAATGGATTCGCGGTCAGTGGGAAGAGTGCACAGCGACCTGCGGTTCCACGGGATTTCAACACAGAGAAATTTACTGCGTTCATGTATCTGTGAACGTGACCGTAGTCTCGGTCGAGAATGCCGCAATTATTTACAGAGATATGTTACCTCCGGATCGATGTGGACAACCTCCCCATACCGAACAGGAGTGCAACAGAATACCATGTCAAGGTCGATGGCTGTTCACCGATTGGTCACCGGTACGTAGGAAGACAAGAAAGGAAAGTATTACACGTGTCGTTGAGATGAATGCGCGTAATGGAGCTTTTACTTTTCAGTGTTCGCAGAGTTGCGGTCGCGGTATCCAGACTCGTTTGGCTCATTGTGGTCCAGGGGAATCGACGGATTCGTTTTTCACTTGCGGTAAAGTTGCTCCTTACGAATTCAGGACTTGTAAAACGTTTCAGGATCAGGACACGGTTTGTTCGGAATCCTGTAAAGTCGACAGGAGTAAATACTGTTCGTTCACGTTATTTCAACGATACTGCGAAGTGCCGAGTTTCAGGAAGAGATGTTGTTTGAGTTGCGCAAATATTTAGGCGACTTACTGTCGTATCGCGTAGATGCCAAAGTCGGAGTCAAAGGTAAGGGGAAACGTCGACTCGGAATAGTCATTGTCATTTCTACAAATTTGTCCTCATGTTTGCTACAGTTTCTGAAACAATTTTAATCCGTGTGAAATTCCGATTAATATCGTTTTTTAAACacaatgtaataattataaattttcgcaGTATAATCATTAGAGTACTCGCATGCACGGCCTGTACATTAAATTGGTCTACCGTAGTAATAGACTaggattttattcatatatcaAGTGTACAATGCATATTATAGTGACGTCATTAGCGCTAATTGTATTACAAGGTAATCATAAATTTAATATTAAAGAATCCAACATGCGATAACGCGGCTATATTATTTAACGGAGCAACAGAGGTAAAGGTAGTAAATTTTGTCAATCGAAAACATtaggcgaaaaaagaaaaaaaaaactagatgtACGCAAAAGGATCGACGACGATTGCAATCATAATTTAACAAGATTATCTTTTTCTGGTAGAACAGCGGGTCCGTTCGAATCCACACGTGTTTTAGGCTGTTTACATATGCGAATGAGATGTAACTGATATATAATTATCGCCAGATATGTTAGTGTGTAATGTACACAGCTTTTGGGTCAGTACGATTAATTAGTAACCGGCCAGAAGCTTGTCCAAAGATTTGTACAAGATTCCCCACTCTTTTCCTGCACAATTAATTATCTACGTTAGCGCTTCTTCGATCATTTCTTATACTCGTATGTGtactataatataattatattaatgaATTTATAGTTTTTATCATTAGTATTGTCTGATTTTGAACCGCGTATTTCTTTACATCACATGGACAACTGGTGTGCATGTGATATGTTATGtataaatgataatgatgCTAATTAGTTTTCAATATTATCCTTTTCATCCTTCTAATTTCTATTAGGCAAATTTCTATGTACCTATTATCGTTAGGATGGTGATTATCATATTACACTGTAATTTTTAGTTTACATTTAATGTCATGTGATTTGTTTCTGTCTTGTAATTACACTGTGTACTTTGAGTATCCGATTATCATTGATAATAAGATCGATGAAATGTTGAATGATATTTTGGGtacggcgttttttttttttcaaatctgttTGGtacgtcaaatttttatccgcaTCGTTACCTCCACATGCTACGCATAAAATGTAATAGGTGATAATTAttctacgtgtatatatataatatatatttatacataatgtTATATATAGGTTCTCAAGTCATACTATAActctaaatataaataatctttacaaaaatatgaatttgggaaggcaaattttcaatcataatcgtgtataatatgtagTATAAATTTACGTTCGTACCAAAGATCTATGTCCGAATAATTTAGGCTCAATTAAGTAtaaacttttttgtttcaattattttgatcAAAATCATTCTTAACACAGTTTAGCCTTAATATTTTTCGGTTTGAAAAACGGCTGTTACAATTTGAGTGACTCAAATGACATTTAATcgtaaaaaaacttttcggacatgaaaaatttaataattatgattatcatttttttcattgacgtCGAATCATCATGACGTAGGCACGTTCatattatttatcaaacgCGCAGTTGAACTTTGTGATTCCGATGATCGTTAGTCGTGAtcttactttattttcttgtACAGCAAATAGcaaatattttatcttcgTATAACTTACGTCAACATTTTACGATTAATATACATTAATTCAACTCTAGTAGAATTAAATAAACTATCGTcgatgatgaattattttttctattgatACAGCGAGTCTTCGAAAGCTCCTATTTATTTGTGACGCGTAAAACTGAATCAAAACTATCATCGAAGATTTACGATTTTCTAAGAGCTTAATTTATACTTCATTGGTTTACCGATTGATCTAGCAACTTGTGATCGAAATATTGGTGGGAACACGCAAGGTTTGACAATTGCAGGTGTAAAATTTTAACTATAACAATGATTTTgttgcaataattattattttttcgtcttcttctgtTTGTAGTTTCATTTAACTTATcgtatatttcgtttttccgcTATAGGCATATGATCATATATATTtgtgaaaacagaaaatctATCAACGATGAATTAACACTGTAGATCGTAATTTCACAGTCatatagaaattttattttataagtaTTTCGTATTAATAAATTactatattgttattatacacTACTTACACATTTAATGTTACCTTACATATTtagttatacatattttatgtatttgtTATACTTATTTTACCgtctactttatttttggtaGATGcaacttcattttcttctttccttcatGACGTTTTAGTAGTACAATGATtcgaatatttatatatattattctatatttatgtatattacgcGATAATCGAGTATTCGTATGTGCAATTCGCCGTTATGCTTATAACGCTAACGAGCTTTATGTATAATCTATGTACGATTGATGTcgtgatttcaaattcatgcGGTTAGGTAAATTAGGGGAAGACTAAATTAACAAGATTTCTGATCTCGAGCACACGCGATTCTATATGAAAACaagacgaaaataaagaaataataatcgaaatgATTGTAATATGTATTCGgcgttgaaattaattagaCGTACTGTGTTGTtacattatcataattattagtTACTTTTTTCCAGCGGTTTAAtccgccattttttcatttttgtaattttttttttctcatcgtcggtACCTCCCGTTCTCACAATCGCTCAACGTAATTGCCGGGAAATGTTCCAAAGCATCCCGTTCTTTGACTCGATCCTACGAACCATCCGTCGTCACATTTTTCCATCACGTAGACCGAGTCGCCTTCCCTTAATTCTAATTCGTCGTCATTTTGCGGCCTGTAGTTGTACAGGGCTCGGTATctgtaggaaaaaaacaacaatttctCACATCCGATCGATAATTGAACGGTCGATGAACTTCTtagcgaataaattattattaccgaaGGGGTTCAGAGTGGGTATCGATATGAAGAGTTTCATTCACCGGAGCCACGTGTAATTTGGTTCCACCCATGCGAGGctgtaattaaaattacgATGTTACGATTATTCTTCGAATGACGCAACGGACGTTGctctccgaaaaaaaaaccacggaATGGAacgtctgaaaatttttaccagtGAATTGTAATGGGCCTGAGCTGCGTTGGTGTTCGTCGGAATAGACGGCGTGTAATGATGGGGACCCATGCTAAGTTTTCCACCAGCTGAGCCGTTTGATAATAGACTGTGCGCCGCTGGGGCTGCGACCGGCTTATTCTGGGCTGGGGTTTCTGTCGACGAGGACAAAATTTCAAGCATTCGAAAGTCACCCGTAGTTACCTTCCTGTCAGTTAAAAATTACAATCTCCGAACCGTCAACGATCTCACCGTCCGAAATACGACGTCTTCGAGTAATGGTGAGTgccgataaatttcaattactgTTTCTATTTTACAATCTTGATTCGAACGATGTGATCTGGTATCCGACATAAACTGCCATTCGAAATTTACGACGTATGGAGCGTCGGGTTTTCGTTCGTAATAATTACGGAGATAGCGACGGAAGTGATTATCGTCGGTAAACGAATTA from Athalia rosae chromosome 6, iyAthRosa1.1, whole genome shotgun sequence carries:
- the LOC105693658 gene encoding A disintegrin and metalloproteinase with thrombospondin motifs 3-like isoform X2, translating into MILYADKNDGMVRRGNARKSLENVNRWNNKFLSSSNETHDIAVWLTRLDLGGPSGYAPVSGVCDPSRSCALNRDEGLTSAFIIAHELAHVLGLTHDGDDTVGNSCGDEASMGSVMAPMVAATFHRFHWSSCSKREFHQRSKQWKCLLNQPDNQNVTHLKSTVQATFTMDEQCRMEFGDGYSLCRSFELPERCSHLWCGHENSSQICKTKKGPPLEGTECGEDKWCINGYCELVDRRKFGLGPVIHNVRDGGWSDWSIWSNCSRPCGVGVQFRSRKCNDPTPAYGGANCNGENEEFKICRVSECPEQTDLRAQQCARLVTLMGFPASSSWYNSSWLPHEPEEANSKCQLTCRSRQTGEIFRSGENLIDGTPCSYGSSDVCVQGKCEKIGCDNVIGSQKITDNCGECGGENVNCKNITSRYQKKLRRGMTRLAVIPRSAHHVKIELTLDHFPDAHRNDTVITIRDRRRRRNDIGKFDSWGRAEPVIVEGAAFRSRKFGDTYTLRSRGVLFSEIVVSLGVPDEAVRRGVTISVFFQYTIHRNDSNSTTRYSWIRGGWGPCSASCGGGSRQKTIACRDNLSGDIVPKRNCPLASKPLQETEVCNLLSCQFKWIRGQWEECTATCGSTGFQHREIYCVHVSVNVTVVSVENAAIIYRDMLPPDRCGQPPHTEQECNRIPCQGRWLFTDWSPCSQSCGRGIQTRLAHCGPGESTDSFFTCGKVAPYEFRTCKTFQDQDTVCSESCKVDRSKYCSFTLFQRYCEVPSFRKRCCLSCANI